One part of the Phragmites australis chromosome 3, lpPhrAust1.1, whole genome shotgun sequence genome encodes these proteins:
- the LOC133911158 gene encoding dof zinc finger protein DOF1.6-like gives MAGQVMEAQAPLQPSMSLAQLQANCKNDHLSTTTMATSGSTTTTTAAEMAAYLQHLQTAAGAAEGNNYNGGGARGEQCPRCASHDTKFCYYNNYNTSQPRHFCRACRRYWTLGGSLRNVPIGGSTRKRPRLAHPPPPARRCPPAHVFGGAALPMPPPPSQGLLSSLFSLGSAPLLEGRGAGFDLGLGLPAGPFGAGEVGMQMQGLGLRGGGGGPAGASVLLWPTGLLDNESIDAWKVPGAGASAATWPDFPAAATTAAQAAGLLHGGAQLM, from the coding sequence ATGGCAGGCCAGGTAATGGAAGCTCAAGCGCCGCTGCAGCCTTCCATGTCATTAGCTCAGCTGCAGGCCAACTGCAAGAACGACCACCTCTCGACGACGACGATGGCCACCTCcggctccaccaccaccaccacggcgGCCGAGATGGCCGCCTACCTCCAGCACCTGCAGACGGCTGCGGGTGCGGCCGAGGGGAACAACTacaacggcggcggcgcacgAGGGGAGCAGTGCCCGCGGTGCGCGTCCCACGACACCAAGTTCTGCTACTACAACAACTACAACACGTCGCAGCCGCGCCACTTCTGCCGCGCCTGCCGCCGTTACTGGACGCTGGGGGGCTCCCTCCGCAACGTCCCCATCGGCGGCTCCACCCGCAAGCGCCCGCGCCTGGCGCAtcctccgccgccggcgaggcgctgcCCTCCGGCACACGTCTTTGGTGGCGCCGCGCTCCCGATGCCTCCCCCGCCGTCGCAGGGCCTCCTCAGCTCGCTGTTTTCGCTCGGCTCGGCGCCGCTGCTCGAGGGGCGCGGCGCAGGGTTCGACCTAGGCCTCGGGCTGCCAGCCGGGCCCTTCGGCGCCGGCGAGGTGGGCATGCAAATGCAAGGCCTCGGGCTCaggggtggtggcggcggccctgctggggcGTCGGTGCTGCTCTGGCCCACCGGGCTGCTGGACAACGAGAGCATAGACGCGTGGAAGGtgcccggcgccggcgcgagTGCAGCAACGTGGCCGGATTTCCCTGCGGCGGCGACAACCGCGGCACAGGCCGCAGGGCTGCTGCACGGTGGGGCCCAGCTCATGTGA